TCCGCCATGATTCCGGTGGTAGTGGCGACCGAGAAGGAAGCGGTTTCCCTTTGTATCCGCACCTTGAATCAGGCGGACAAAAATCACGTCCGAATGGTGCGGATCCCCAACAGTCTCCACATTTCACAGATCATGCTGTCGGAAGCCTATTATGAAAAAGCGGCGAGCCATGAGTTTCAAGGGCTGGAGGCGCTGGACCGGCCCGCGAGCCTGACCTTCGACGAACAGGAAAGGCTGGCAACTCCTTATCTGACGGGATAAAGGTTAAGGCTATTTTCCGGAAAGAGCCCCGGATGAGCGGGCCTTTTTCCGTTCCCAAAATACGCGACGGAGATCGTCTCAGGAAGGGATGAAAAATATGGCACGGCAATTTGATGTGCTGATTATTGGCGCCGGTGTCGTGGGCTGCGCGGTTGCGCGGGAAATGGCAAGGCATCGGTTGAGGATCGGCGTTCTGGAGAAGGAAATGGATGTCGCCTATGGCAGCTCGGGCAGAAATTCAGGGGTGCTGCACGGTGGATTTACTTATAAAACGGGTTCTCTGAAGGCACAGTGCTGTGTGGAGGGCAATCAGGAATTTGGCCGGGTGGCGAAGGAGTTGGATGTTCCGTTCCGGCGTTCGGGGAAAGTGGTCGTCGGGTTCAACGAAAAGGATATGGCCAGCCTGAGGCGTTTTCAGGCGCGGGGAGAGGCGAACGGCGTGCGCGGGCTTGAGATCGTCGATCGGAAAAAGCTGCGGGAGCTGGACCCCAGCGCTGGGGGAGAGTTCGCCATGTACTCCCCGAATTCCGGCATTCTGGATCCGATGGCGTATACCATAGCGTTGGCGGAAAACGCCAGGCTGAACGGCGTGGATTTTTTCTTCGACCAGCGCGTGACGGGGATTGAACGCACGGATGGTGTTTATGCCGTCAAAACGGAGCGCGATGTTTTCCGGACGAGGTGGGTTGTGAACTGCGCCGGACTGTACAGCGGGGCCGTTTCAGCCATGCTGGGGATCGGCGGTTACGTCATCCGTGGATTCAAAGGCGAATACATCGTGCTGGACAAAAAGGCCGGGGCGTTTATCAACATGCCGGTCTATCCGGCGCCGAACGAAAAAGGAGGGTTCGCGACCCACGCGGTCCCCACGGTGGACGGCAATGTGCTGATCGGGCCGGACTCCTACATGACGGACGACTTTGAGGATTACGGCGTTACCCAGGAGCATATCGACGGCCTGATCAGGGATGGCGAAAAAATGTTCAGTCATGTAAAGCGCGAGTACTTTATCCGGAATTTTTCCGGTATTCGGGCCAAACGGGTCGATCCGGAAACGGGAGAGGTCCTCGACTTCGTATGCGAGGCAAGGGATGAAGCGCCGCACACCATCAATTTGGTGGGAATCGAATCCCCGGGGCTTACAAGCGCCCTCCCGCTGGCGCGGAGGGCCGTTTCGCTGATGGCGGAACGGGAGGAGCTAGAGCCGAACCCGGACTTTGACCCGGCCCGGAAGGCGGTCCGCAGGTTCCACGGGTCGGCGCCTGCCGAACAGGAAAAGCTGATCGCGGAGGACCCGGATTACGGCGAGATCATCTGCCGCTGTGAAAACGTGACGAAAGCGGAAATCCTGGCGGCGATCCATAATCCCCTGGGCACCTGTACGGTAGCGAGCGTGAAGAACAGAACGCGCGCCACCATGGGAAGGTGCCAGGGCGGCTACTGCGAAACGCGGATCGTCAGAATGATCGAAGAAGAAAAGAAGAAAAAAGTGACGGAAATTTTATATTCGCGCAAAAATTCCTATCTGTTCACAGGGAAGGTGAGAGGATAATGGCTGTTTGGCAGAAGGATGTCGTGATTGTCGGCGGCGGGCCCGCCGGCCTGGCCGCGGCGGTCGAATTGTACCAGAGGGGAATCCGGGATGTCCTGATCCTCGAACGCGAAAAGAGCCTGGGGGGAATCCTTCGGCAGTGCATCCACGACGGCTTTGGGCTGGAGCGGTTCCGGCAGACGCTGAGCGGGCCGGAATATGCTCAGCGTTTTATCGATAAGGTGGAAGAGCTGAAGATCCCGTACAGGGTCGATACGACCGTGATCGATATTTCGAAGGACAAAACCGTACGCGCGGTTTCCCCGCGGGGGATTCTGGAGTGCCGGGCCAAAGCGGTCATCCTGGCCATGGGATGCCGGGAAAGGCCCCGGGGAGCTCTCGGCATTCCCGGGACCAGGCCGTCCGGCGTTTATACGGCGGGGGTCGCCCAGTCTTATATCAATCTGAATAACAAAATGGTCGGCAGAGAAGCGGTGATCCTCGGGTCGGGCGATATCGGGATGATCATGGCCCGCCGGCTGACGCTGGAGGGGGCGAAGGTCAAGGCGGTTTTTGAGATTCAGCCTTATCCCAGCGGTCTGCCGAGGAACATTGAACAGTGTTTAAACGACTATGGGATCCCTCTTTACCTGAGCCATACCGTTACCAGGATTCGGGGAAGATCCCGGCTGGAGGGCGTGACCGTCGCGCAGGTGGATGAAAAAAGAAACCCCATTCCGGGAACGGAACGGGACTATTCCTGTGATACTCTGATTCTGTCGGTCGGGCTGATCCCCGAAAACGAGCTGTCCCTGATGGCGGGGGTTCGTCTGGACAGCCGGACGAAAGGCGCGGTGGTCGACGAGAACTGCCAGACGAATGTGAAAGGAGTTTTTGCCGCGGGAAACGTGCTGCAGGTCCACGATCTGGTCGATTTCGTTTCAAAGGAAGCGGAACGGATGGCCGATGCCGCGGCGAAGTACCTTTCGGACAACTCGCTGGAAGAGTGCGGGCTGGACGTCAAAGCAGATGAGAATATTGCCTATACGGTCCCCCAGAAGATCAGCGGGGAAAAGAATTTCGTCCTGTCTCTAAGGGTGAAAAGGCCCATGAAGAATTGCAGCATCCGGATCTCGCAAAGCGGAGAGGTTAAGAAAACAGTCAAAATGAAAAAAGCGCTGCCCGCAGTCATGATTCAGATTCCGGTTCAAAAAGATGACCTGAATGAGCGTGAAAATTTGGAGGTGTCGGTAACATGCTGAGAGAATATACGTGCATCATCTGCCCGAACGGCTGTGAGATCAAGGTGCGGGCGGACGGAAAAGAGGTGCTTTCCATAGAGGGCGCCCTCTGCCCGAAGGGCAGGGAATACGTCACGCAGGAGATGACCGATCCGCAGCGCAACATCGCCTCTTCCGTGCTCGTGAAAAACGGGGAACTGCCGCTCGCCAGCGTCCGCCTGAGCCAAAGAATTCCGAAGGACAGAATTTTCGATGTGATGAAGGAAATCAGGAAGGTAAAGCTCGAGGCTCCGGTAAAAGCGGGGCAGGTGGCAATTCATGATGTGCTGGGTCTGGGCAGCGACGTGATCGTCACAAAAAACGTCGGGGCGATATAGCGCGTCGGATTTTTTACAATAGGAAGATATAGATGAAGGGGGAAGCAGGATGATACCAGCCATTGAGAAAATGGAAGTATTCCCGGTAGCGGGAAAAGATTCCATGGAGCTGAACTTAAGCGGCGCCCACGCGCCGTACTTTACCAGAAACGTCGTGATCCTGACGGACAGCGTCGGCGCGACGGGCGTAGGGGAGGTTCCCGGGGGAACGAAGATTACGGATGCGCTGGAAGAGATCAAAGATCTGGTGATCGGCACAAGTATCGGGAAATATAAAAACACGCTGCTGAAGGTAAAAGCCAGGCTGGAAGGCAAAAACGAGGCGGATGTGCGGGGAAACCAGACCTTTGACCAGAGGACCGGCATCCATGTTCTGACCGCGATCGAAGCGCCGCTGCTTGACCTTTTGGGGAAATACCTGGAAGTGCCCGTCGCCGCTCTCCTCGGGGATGGCATGGTGAGGAAAAAGGTGCGCTTCCTCGGGTATCTGTTTTATATCGGGGACAGAAAGAAAACGGATTTGGCGTATGATTCCGAGCCGGATTCGGGCTGCGCCTGGTATCGGCTCCGCCATGAGGAGGCGCTTACCCCCGAATCCATTGTCGGGCTTGCCAAAGCGGCTCAGGAAAAATACGGCTTCCATGATTTTAAGCTGAAGGGCGGCGTCCTGGAAGGAAAAGAGGAAATGAAAGCCGTTCGGGCGCTGAAAGAGGCTTTCCCGAACGCGCGGATCACGCTCGACCCCAACGGGGCCTGGAGCCTGAAGGAAGCGGTTTCGCTCTGCAAAGACATGCACGGAATCCTTACCTACTGTGAAGACCCATGCGGGGCGGAAGGCGTGTATTCCGGCCGTGAGATACTGGCGGAGTTCAGACGCGCGACGGGCCTTCCGACGGCAACCAACATGATCGCCACGGACTGGAGGGAAATGAGCCATTCCATCGTGCTGCAGTCCGTCGACATTCCGCTGGCGGATCCGCATTTCTGGACGATGGAGGGCTCCATCCGGGTGGCGCAGCTCTGCCACGATTTCGGCCTTACCTGGGGCGCGCACTCCAACAACCATTTCGATATTTCCCTCGCGATGGTTGCTCAGTGCGGTGCGGCCGCGCCGGGGGACGTCAACGCGCTCGACACCCATTGGATCTGGCAGGAAGGGATCGAGCGGCTGACAAAGAAGCCGTTTCAAATCGTGGATGGCTGCATCGATATTCCGGAAACCCCCGGCCTGGGGATTGAGGTCGACCGGGCACGGGTGGAAAAGGCCCATCAGCTTTATCTCGAAAAGTGCCTGGGTGCGCGCAACGACGCGCTGGCTATGCGGTATCTGATACCGGGGTGGAAATACGATGTGAAGAAGCCCTGCATGGTAAGATAAAATCCTTTTCCCATATATTTTTAGAGCCGCCGCGATTCTTCCGCCCAAGGCGCTGACCCTTCCGGGGTTCAGGAATCCCGGCGGCCCTGTTTTGCCGTGACGGCAGGCTGTACAGCTTTTCATTTCAAGGAGGAAGCTATGGCGCAGAAACAAATCATAAAAATTCATGACAGGGACAACGTGGCCATCGCCATCCATGGGATTCCCGCCGGGACGCAGGTCACGGATGGGCTCTTTGCCAGGCAGGATATTCCGCAGGGTCATAAGATTGCTCTGCGTGATCTGCCGAAGGGCGGCGAGATCCGCCGGTATGGCGTGGTGCTGGGATATGCTTTGGATGAGATCAAAAAAGGGGATTGGATCAATGAGCGCATGATTTCGCTGCCGAAGCTTCCTGATCTGGATGATATGGCGTTCGGAACCAATCTGGTTACCGATTTGCCGGAAGCGCCGGTCCGGACCTTTGAAGGCTACCGGAATCCGGATGGGGGGTATGCGGGCACGCGGAACCTGCTGGGGATCAGTACGACGGTCCAATGCGTGACCGGCGTTCTGAACGCGGCCGTTCAGAGGATGAGAAAAGAGCTTCTGCCAAAGTATCCGAATGTGGATGACATCGTGCCGGTCAACCATGCCTATGGCTGCGGAGTGGCGATCCACGCGCCGGAAGCCAAGGTGCCGATCCGGGCGCTGCGCAATCTCGTGAAGCACCCGAACTTCGGCGGGGAAGTGATGACGGTCGCGTTGGGATGTGAGAAATTAACGGTGGAAATGCTGCTGGATGAAAACGATAGTAAGCCGGAGAACGTCATCCTTTTACAGGAGAAGGCCGGATTCCAGGATATGATGGACTCGATGATGGAAATGGCCGAGCAAAAGCTGAAGCGCCTCAATGAGAGAAAAAGAGAAACGCTTCCTCTGTCGGATCTGTGCATCGGCATGCAGTGCGGAGGCAGCGACTCGTTTTCCGGCGTGACGGCAAACCCCAGCGCGGGGTATGCGGCGGACCTTCTGGTTCAGGCGGGGGCGACGGTCCTGTTTTCCGAAGTGACGGAGGTACGGGACGGCGTGCATCTGCTCGCGGAGCGCTGTGTCGACAATCAGGTCGGGAAAAAGCTGATTGCCGAGATGAAGTGGTATGACAATTATCTGGCCGGCGGGGGAGTGGACCGCTCTGAGAACCCGAGCCCCGGCAATAAAAAAGGCGGGCTGTCCAATATCGTGGAGAAAGCGATGGGATCGATCGCAAAATCGGGAAAGTCCCCGATTGTGGAGGTCCTGTCCCCGGCTGAGAGGCCGACAAAGCACGGCCTGATTTACGCCGCGACTCCGGCCAGCGACATTGTCTGCGGCCCGTGCCAGCTGGCGTCGGGCATTACGCTTCAGGTTTTCATGACGGGGCGGGGCACCCCATACGGCCTGGCCGCGGCGCCGGTGATCAAGGTCAGCTCCCGGAATGATCTGAAGGATGTCTGGAAAGACCTGATCGATCTCTCGGCGGGGGATATTGCGGACGGCGACGCGACGATCCCCGAGATCGGGACGCGGCTGTTTCATATGGTTGTGGATACCGCCAGCGGAAAATACAAGCCGTGGGCTGAAGTCTACGGGCTTCACAATGATCTGTGTATCTTCAATCCGGCGCCGATTACCTGAAAAAAGAAGGAGCTTCGGCACAGAAGTTTCCCACTGAGAACGATAATTATGTTATAATAACCTCACGGCGTAGACGGAAGCAGAGCTTCCGACGCCTGAGAGAACATTGAAGCATGATAAGCTTTGCGCGTTCGGAAGTTTTGCCGCGTCAAAGATAGGGTGTTCGGCTTTGCATCATGCTATAATAACCTCACACAAGCCGGATGGGTCGACGAAAGACCGGAAGGAGGAATATCGGTTATGGCTAAAATCATGATGCTGCTGCCCAAAAAGTATATGCTGGATCAGGCTGAAAAGGTGATCCGGGAAAACGGGTTTGCCGTGGACACGGTCCGCATCGTTGAAACGGTGGATGCGGTCAACGAAGCCAGAAAGTGCATTGAAGAGGGCGCAAATATTATTGTGGCCAGAGGCATGCAGGCGCAGCTGATTAAAATGCATACCAATATTCCGGTTGTGGAAATATCCATGACGGCTCAGGAAATCGGCCTTCTGGTCCTGGAAAGCAAAAAAATACTGAAGAAGAAAACGCCGCGCATTGCGGTCGTCGCGCTGAAAAATCTGATGGGTGATATTTCCTGCTTTGATCAGCTGTTCGGCGTCCATCTGAAATGTTATCTGATGGATCGGTTCGATGAAGTGGAGCAGGCTGTGGGAAACGCCGTGGAGGACGGCGCGGATATGATACTGGGCGGCGACCATGTGATTCGGAGTGTGGAACAGTATCATATTCCAACCCTCTTCCTGAGATCCACGGAAGATTCCTTTCGGGGAGCGCTGCAGATCGCTTCCAAAATGGGCTATGCGATCGATGTTGAAAAAACAGCCGGGCCCAGTTCGCAACCGTGCTGGATATCGCTTTCAACGGGATCCTCAAGATTGACAGAACCCGCACCATTCTGGTCATTAATCATGTGATGGAGGAACTGCTGGAAAAGCCGGAGTCGGAAATCGTCGGAAAACAGCTGGAAGGCGAGCTGACCGACATCGATGTGGATGCGGTCGAAAGCGTTCTGCAGGGGGAAAGGGACAACTATTCCACGTCGATCCGGATTCGGAGGGCGCCATTGCTGCTTCGCGTTGCACCGATCTGCTGCGACAGGTCGATTACCGGCGCCATCCTCTCCTGCAGTAAAATCAAAAACGCCCCGCAGCTCAAAAATAAAAATATACAGGATATGTATCTTTCGGGGAGAATCGCGCAGCTCGATTTCGGCGCTTTAAAGATTCTCGAGCCCCAATTGCGGCCAAGCATCGAGCAGGGAAAAAAATATGCGCTGTCAAGACATCCGGTCCTTTTCTGCGGGGAGGAGGGAACGAAAATGGAGCTTCTCGCACAGTGCATACACAATCACAGCGCGCGGAAAAACTTCCCGTTTCTGATGGTGAATTGCAGCGATCTGGGCGACCGTGACCAATACGGTTTCCTTTTCGGGAATAAGGCGAGCGGCGGGATGGAAGAGGCGAGCGGCGTATTTCAGAAATGCAATTTTGGCACGGTTTATATCGATGAAATCGAGCGCCTGGATTTTGCCAGCCAGTACGGTCTGTATAAGATGATCTGCTATCAGGGGCTGGTGCCGGGAAACATGAACGGGGAAAGACATTATGATGTCCGCGTGCTCGCCGGAACCCATGAGAATTTGGACTTTCTGATGAAGAAGGGATATTTCCGCAAAGACCTGTATTACAGCATCAATGCGCTTACGCTGAGCATACCGCCGCTTCGGAAAAGGAAAAAGGATATTGAGAAAATAGTGAAGCGGTGCCTGAAACAGTTTATGGAGCAGTATTCCACTCACCTTACCTTGACGGATGGGGCGATGAGGGCGATCCAGGAATATAGATGGGATGGAAACGTGATCCAGCTGGAAAATTTTTGTGAAAGGCTTTTTCTTACCACCTTTAAAAAAGAGATCGACGAAGCAATGGTGACAAATCTGCTGGCGGAGCTCTATCCCGAGGTGGAAGTGTCCAACGGAGAAAAGCGCATCATTGTATATCGATATCCCGAGGCGGCCGATATTGAAAAGCTTTTGAAAGAATGCCACGGGAATCACAAGGCCGCTGCGAAGGAGCTGAATATCAGCACCACCACATTATGGAGAAAAATGAAAAAGTATGGGATCACCGGGAACTACCGGCGCGCAGCACCCGATGCGGAACCGGAGAAGGGGCTGTAAAAGCATTCCTGCTGCTGCAAAGTTCTGTCAAGGGAAAATTTTTCCGGTTTTTGGTGGAAAGGCTTGGCGCTTTACATTTAGCCCGTTCGGTTTAAAGAGCAGAAAAAGCCGAAAAATTCGACCTGATTGTAAAATTATGTCATATTTAAACAAATAGTATAGAACTTTGTGAAAATATATGCCGCCAAAAGCATCTGTAATTTCCTGAAATCGAATATCAAGCAGGAAGAGTGCCGCTGCAAATGAAACTTTTGCGGCGGCACTCTTTCTGTGAATCCATAAAACCGTGTCGAATCCCCTTCTAATTCAGGTGATTTCGTAGTATCATGATTTCGTACAAAACTATAAGAGTACATTTGAGCTGCACAATTTGAATCCATAACAGGCGGTTCCTTTCCGATCTTTTATGATCCGTTTCTACATGGATGGATTTGTTAAGCCTCACTTGAATCAGGAAACCGGTCCGTTTCGGCCGAAATTGTACCGTACGGCATTAAAAACGCTCGAAATACGGAAAGTATTTCTGGGGAGGAACAAACCCGGGGCCGCAATCATAAGTGGAATTGCTGTAAAAAAGTTGGTATCCATAAAAACAGGAAGGGGTTTCAGCGAAAATGACCAAATACGAAATCTTAAAATCTTATTTTGGCCATGAAGAATTTCGGCCCGGACAGGAGCAGGTCATAGACAGCATCCTTCAGGGCAGGGATGTGCTGTGCGTCATGCCGACCGGCGCCGGGAAGTCGGTCTGCTATCAGGTGCCGGCGCTGATGCAGTCCGGGATCACGCTGGTCGTCTCCCCTTTGATTTCCCTCATGAAGGATCAGGTGAACGCCCTGACCCAGTCCGGGATCCGGGCGGCCTATATCAACAGCTCCCTGACGCAGAGCCAGTACCGTAAAGTGCTGGACCTTGCCGCCGGCGGAGCCTATAAAATCATCTATGTGGCGCCGGAACGGCTGGTTGTCAATCATTTTCCGGACGTGTTTTCCCAGGTTCCCGTTTCGATGGTTGCCGTTGACGAGGCGCATTGCGTCTCGCAATGGGGGCAGGATTTCCGGCCGAGCTATCTGAAGATCGTCGAATTCATCGATAAGCTGCCATACCGGCCGGTCGTCGGCGCTTTTACCGCGACGGCAACGCAGAAGGTAAAGGCCGATATCGCAAATATTCTTCGGCTGCGCGAGCCCTTTGCCATCACAACCGGTTTCGACCGTCCGAACCTGTATTTCGGCGTGATTGCCCCGGAAAATAAACCGAATCAACTGCTGAAGCTGTTATCGGAACGCAGGGACAAGAGCGGCATCATCTATTGTGCGACCAGGAAAGCGGTGGAGGAGGTCTGCGAGTTACTGAATCAGCACGGCTTTGAGGCGACCAGGTACCACGCGGGTTTATCCGACCGGGAACGCCGTCAGAACCAGGACGATTTCGTATTTGACCGGACTTCGGTCATGGTGGCGACGAATGCGTTCGGCATGGGGATCGACAAATCCAACGTGTCGTTTGTGATCCATTACAACATGCCCAAGAACGTGGAAAGCTATTATCAGGAAGCGGGCCGCGCCGGCCGCGACGGAAGCCCGGCCGACTGTATCCTGCTTTACAGCGCGAAAGACGTGTTTACGAATCAGTTTCTGATCGATCATTCCGAATCGAACCCGGAGCTCGACCGGGAAGCACAGGAGCAGATTCGGGCAAAAGACCGCGAGCGGTTGAAATATATGACCTTCTATTGCACGACAGCGGAATGCCTGCGCGCTTTTATCCTGAATTATTTCGGCGAAAAAACACAGAGCTTCTGCGGAAACTGTTCCAACTGTGAAGCCGGTTTTGACACGGCCGACGTTACCGTGGAAGCGCAGAAAATCCTCTCCTGCATCGCCAGGACCGGCCAGCGGTACGGGATCAATCTGATCGTCCACACTCTGCGCGGGAATCAGGACAGGCGGCTGATCGGCCTTGGGCTGGATCGGCAGTCCACCTATGGGATCATGTCGGATGTGCCGGTGAAGAGGATCCGCCGGATCATGGACACCCTGATCCTTCATCAGTATGTGCTGCTGACCAATTCGGAATATCCCGTTCTGAAGCTCAATGCGAAAGCAAACGACATCCTTCGGCACGGGGCCAAATTGGAAATGAAGGTTCCGCGCGCGATTCAAAAAGCAAAAAGGGAAAAGCAGGAGAAGGAAGTACATCCCGTAGACCCCGGACTTTACGAGGAGCTCAAAAAATTGCGGTTTCAGCTGGCAGCCGAAGCGCATGTGCCCGCTTTTGTCATCTTTTCCGATGCGGCTTTGCGGGATATGTGCGAAAAGCTGCCGCAGACGCAGGAAGAATTTCTGGCGGTGTCGGGTGTGGGACAGGCCAAGCTGAAACGGTACGGCGATCCGTTCCTGAAGGTGATTGCGCCGTATGCCGGTTCCGGGGAAAAGCCCGATGATCCGGCGCAGCCCGAAAAGGCTGTCTCTGCCGCTGATCATCAGCAGGGTCCGTTTCCTCAGGAAACGACGGAAACGGGCCGGCCCTGGTCGGCCCAGGAAGAGGAATGGCTGGCGAGAGAAGTGAAAAACGGCCTGCGGATCACCCAAATCGCGGGGATCCACGGGCGCACCGTCGGGTCGGTTCAGAGCCGGATCAGGAGATTGAATTTGATGGGAGGAAACGGCTGAGCAACGGCCGTGGGAAAAATGGCCCATAAATGGGTTGTTTGGCACTTTCCAGCTTTTTTCCTTTCTGATTCGGAGCGATAGAAAAAAGAAGAATAAGCTGATACGCCTTGAAACGAATTGAAAAATCCGTTTCAAGGCGTATTTTTTTGCTTTTCAGGTCTGCCGTTCTGCCGCGGTTTGTTTCGATTATTGTAAAAAAACAAACAAAACTGTTAAAGAAATTATATTACATTTTACCTTTTTCCCTTTTATAATGAAAAGCAGGTAAGGAAATCGCGCCTGAAAATTTGGATCAATATCGTTTTATTTTAGAAATTTTATGGAAAAGGAGTGCATCAGAGAGCCGGCTGGAAAAACGGAAGATCCTTATTACCAAAGGGATTCCGGAAAACCACTGTTATTTTTAGAAGGAGGAGTATTTTATGAAAAAGGGCTTGAAAAAAGGATTGGCGGCCTTTCTGTCCGCCGCAATGCTGGTTTCGGCCGCGGCGTGCGGATCATCCGCTCCGGCCGCGAAACAGACGGGGAGCGGCGCC
This window of the Ruminococcaceae bacterium BL-6 genome carries:
- a CDS encoding FAD/NAD(P)-binding oxidoreductase yields the protein MKNMARQFDVLIIGAGVVGCAVAREMARHRLRIGVLEKEMDVAYGSSGRNSGVLHGGFTYKTGSLKAQCCVEGNQEFGRVAKELDVPFRRSGKVVVGFNEKDMASLRRFQARGEANGVRGLEIVDRKKLRELDPSAGGEFAMYSPNSGILDPMAYTIALAENARLNGVDFFFDQRVTGIERTDGVYAVKTERDVFRTRWVVNCAGLYSGAVSAMLGIGGYVIRGFKGEYIVLDKKAGAFINMPVYPAPNEKGGFATHAVPTVDGNVLIGPDSYMTDDFEDYGVTQEHIDGLIRDGEKMFSHVKREYFIRNFSGIRAKRVDPETGEVLDFVCEARDEAPHTINLVGIESPGLTSALPLARRAVSLMAEREELEPNPDFDPARKAVRRFHGSAPAEQEKLIAEDPDYGEIICRCENVTKAEILAAIHNPLGTCTVASVKNRTRATMGRCQGGYCETRIVRMIEEEKKKKVTEILYSRKNSYLFTGKVRG
- a CDS encoding Pyridine nucleotide-disulfide oxidoreductase; the encoded protein is MAVWQKDVVIVGGGPAGLAAAVELYQRGIRDVLILEREKSLGGILRQCIHDGFGLERFRQTLSGPEYAQRFIDKVEELKIPYRVDTTVIDISKDKTVRAVSPRGILECRAKAVILAMGCRERPRGALGIPGTRPSGVYTAGVAQSYINLNNKMVGREAVILGSGDIGMIMARRLTLEGAKVKAVFEIQPYPSGLPRNIEQCLNDYGIPLYLSHTVTRIRGRSRLEGVTVAQVDEKRNPIPGTERDYSCDTLILSVGLIPENELSLMAGVRLDSRTKGAVVDENCQTNVKGVFAAGNVLQVHDLVDFVSKEAERMADAAAKYLSDNSLEECGLDVKADENIAYTVPQKISGEKNFVLSLRVKRPMKNCSIRISQSGEVKKTVKMKKALPAVMIQIPVQKDDLNERENLEVSVTC
- a CDS encoding Molybdopterin oxidoreductase, which translates into the protein MLREYTCIICPNGCEIKVRADGKEVLSIEGALCPKGREYVTQEMTDPQRNIASSVLVKNGELPLASVRLSQRIPKDRIFDVMKEIRKVKLEAPVKAGQVAIHDVLGLGSDVIVTKNVGAI
- the gudD gene encoding glucarate dehydratase (Evidence 2a : Function from experimental evidences in other organisms; PubMedId : 9772161, 12044674; Product type e : enzyme) — its product is MIPAIEKMEVFPVAGKDSMELNLSGAHAPYFTRNVVILTDSVGATGVGEVPGGTKITDALEEIKDLVIGTSIGKYKNTLLKVKARLEGKNEADVRGNQTFDQRTGIHVLTAIEAPLLDLLGKYLEVPVAALLGDGMVRKKVRFLGYLFYIGDRKKTDLAYDSEPDSGCAWYRLRHEEALTPESIVGLAKAAQEKYGFHDFKLKGGVLEGKEEMKAVRALKEAFPNARITLDPNGAWSLKEAVSLCKDMHGILTYCEDPCGAEGVYSGREILAEFRRATGLPTATNMIATDWREMSHSIVLQSVDIPLADPHFWTMEGSIRVAQLCHDFGLTWGAHSNNHFDISLAMVAQCGAAAPGDVNALDTHWIWQEGIERLTKKPFQIVDGCIDIPETPGLGIEVDRARVEKAHQLYLEKCLGARNDALAMRYLIPGWKYDVKKPCMVR
- the garD gene encoding D-galactarate dehydratase (Evidence 2a : Function from experimental evidences in other organisms; PubMedId : 9772162; Product type e : enzyme), with the translated sequence MAQKQIIKIHDRDNVAIAIHGIPAGTQVTDGLFARQDIPQGHKIALRDLPKGGEIRRYGVVLGYALDEIKKGDWINERMISLPKLPDLDDMAFGTNLVTDLPEAPVRTFEGYRNPDGGYAGTRNLLGISTTVQCVTGVLNAAVQRMRKELLPKYPNVDDIVPVNHAYGCGVAIHAPEAKVPIRALRNLVKHPNFGGEVMTVALGCEKLTVEMLLDENDSKPENVILLQEKAGFQDMMDSMMEMAEQKLKRLNERKRETLPLSDLCIGMQCGGSDSFSGVTANPSAGYAADLLVQAGATVLFSEVTEVRDGVHLLAERCVDNQVGKKLIAEMKWYDNYLAGGGVDRSENPSPGNKKGGLSNIVEKAMGSIAKSGKSPIVEVLSPAERPTKHGLIYAATPASDIVCGPCQLASGITLQVFMTGRGTPYGLAAAPVIKVSSRNDLKDVWKDLIDLSAGDIADGDATIPEIGTRLFHMVVDTASGKYKPWAEVYGLHNDLCIFNPAPIT
- a CDS encoding protein of unknown function (Evidence 5 : Unknown function), whose amino-acid sequence is MAKIMMLLPKKYMLDQAEKVIRENGFAVDTVRIVETVDAVNEARKCIEEGANIIVARGMQAQLIKMHTNIPVVEISMTAQEIGLLVLESKKILKKKTPRIAVVALKNLMGDISCFDQLFGVHLKCYLMDRFDEVEQAVGNAVEDGADMILGGDHVIRSVEQYHIPTLFLRSTEDSFRGALQIASKMGYAIDVEKTAGPSSQPCWISLSTGSSRLTEPAPFWSLIM
- a CDS encoding protein of unknown function (Evidence 5 : Unknown function), whose protein sequence is MEELLEKPESEIVGKQLEGELTDIDVDAVESVLQGERDNYSTSIRIRRAPLLLRVAPICCDRSITGAILSCSKIKNAPQLKNKNIQDMYLSGRIAQLDFGALKILEPQLRPSIEQGKKYALSRHPVLFCGEEGTKMELLAQCIHNHSARKNFPFLMVNCSDLGDRDQYGFLFGNKASGGMEEASGVFQKCNFGTVYIDEIERLDFASQYGLYKMICYQGLVPGNMNGERHYDVRVLAGTHENLDFLMKKGYFRKDLYYSINALTLSIPPLRKRKKDIEKIVKRCLKQFMEQYSTHLTLTDGAMRAIQEYRWDGNVIQLENFCERLFLTTFKKEIDEAMVTNLLAELYPEVEVSNGEKRIIVYRYPEAADIEKLLKECHGNHKAAAKELNISTTTLWRKMKKYGITGNYRRAAPDAEPEKGL
- the recQ gene encoding putative ATP-dependent DNA helicase RecQ (Evidence 3 : Putative function from multiple computational evidences), giving the protein MTKYEILKSYFGHEEFRPGQEQVIDSILQGRDVLCVMPTGAGKSVCYQVPALMQSGITLVVSPLISLMKDQVNALTQSGIRAAYINSSLTQSQYRKVLDLAAGGAYKIIYVAPERLVVNHFPDVFSQVPVSMVAVDEAHCVSQWGQDFRPSYLKIVEFIDKLPYRPVVGAFTATATQKVKADIANILRLREPFAITTGFDRPNLYFGVIAPENKPNQLLKLLSERRDKSGIIYCATRKAVEEVCELLNQHGFEATRYHAGLSDRERRQNQDDFVFDRTSVMVATNAFGMGIDKSNVSFVIHYNMPKNVESYYQEAGRAGRDGSPADCILLYSAKDVFTNQFLIDHSESNPELDREAQEQIRAKDRERLKYMTFYCTTAECLRAFILNYFGEKTQSFCGNCSNCEAGFDTADVTVEAQKILSCIARTGQRYGINLIVHTLRGNQDRRLIGLGLDRQSTYGIMSDVPVKRIRRIMDTLILHQYVLLTNSEYPVLKLNAKANDILRHGAKLEMKVPRAIQKAKREKQEKEVHPVDPGLYEELKKLRFQLAAEAHVPAFVIFSDAALRDMCEKLPQTQEEFLAVSGVGQAKLKRYGDPFLKVIAPYAGSGEKPDDPAQPEKAVSAADHQQGPFPQETTETGRPWSAQEEEWLAREVKNGLRITQIAGIHGRTVGSVQSRIRRLNLMGGNG